A stretch of the Kushneria konosiri genome encodes the following:
- the mscK gene encoding mechanosensitive channel MscK, which translates to MLFLTILMLWWLMPLLALAGEQDMPTRQSIDEQIQTLEGNDTQNAAEKQTLETLHKTREALEALENTHREQASLEERVNQAGRLRRQYQNQLQGLESDGVLDSESLSRSSVDQLEQRLGATLEDLKRQQEQLSEVSRALISAQTLPERVQATISDARREQQQLSDSLESSDGSAPSSEQRQLADVRMALLDARIELGQRQLANSTVLRDVNQVHRELLMRQIDINQNTLLVLQEAINQKRRDASEQAIAEAAHIGDNERISNPVVDQARAENQALAQELLRTTDRANTMIRDGINTRARLEQVRQVERTLNEQIEALRGSLLLSRVLRQQRGSLPDVQNQDSLQEEIGDLRLRQFDIGQLRQALANPESYIDNQIESDEPLTPQARQVLMQTLEMRRDLLDQLDREYGSLLSRAIDVQLNQQQLVDISRSVRDTIEEQLFWVANGQPLGLSWLKELPGRLEQQLGGQWLQTLSSLWTIPSPRALLAVPLLIIAGLMAFFRRRIKAYLLELHNQIGRLKRDTQLHTPRAILLNLILSSTLPLILLTAGIALWLGGEGFAVSLGRALLQLALAVQVFGLIRRLLVPDGVATRHFHWPSAYVEQLRRNIFWLGCSVSPVVVVASIAEQADSRLAEQPVALLIMLVGLVGMSVFMLRLILAHVPWMGVRLFRLLLGITLAMVPLALIGMILFGYEYTALRLCGRFILTLYILALWLLVEASVVRGLAVAARRLAYRRAVARRRAQGRDSAAESGVELVEEPPLDMEQVNQQSLRLSKLILFLIFISVLYLVWADLLGVLSYLDNVSIGQISESDAAGGDVNVVTLADVMTALIIVGLMVIMARNLPGLLEVMVLSRLNLKQGSAYAVTSLLSYTIVGSGIVAALGTLGVTWDKLQWLVAALSVGLGFGLQEIFANFISGLIILFERPIRIGDTITLGNLHGTVSRIRIRATTVTDFDRKEIIIPNKTFVTDQLINWSLTDNITRVVLTFGVAHGTDLDLAHRILRRIADEHPKVLADPEPQVFCMAYSQSAFNFELRVFVNELVDRLVVTDEINRRVDAEFKTSGLRVAFQQMDVWLHNERGDKRLVQQRATQDGRPSPHASSAHDGDPGDASPGELP; encoded by the coding sequence ATGCTGTTTTTAACGATATTGATGCTGTGGTGGTTGATGCCTCTGTTGGCGCTGGCCGGCGAGCAGGACATGCCGACTCGTCAGTCCATCGACGAACAGATCCAGACGCTTGAGGGCAATGACACTCAAAATGCGGCCGAAAAGCAGACGCTCGAGACGCTGCACAAGACTCGTGAGGCGCTTGAAGCGCTAGAGAACACCCACAGGGAACAGGCATCGCTCGAGGAAAGGGTCAATCAGGCGGGTCGACTGCGGCGCCAGTACCAAAACCAGCTTCAGGGGCTTGAAAGTGATGGGGTGCTGGATAGTGAATCGCTGAGCCGGAGCTCGGTCGATCAGCTGGAACAACGTCTGGGTGCCACCCTTGAGGATCTCAAGCGTCAGCAGGAGCAGCTCAGCGAAGTCTCGCGAGCCCTGATCAGTGCCCAGACCCTGCCTGAACGGGTGCAGGCGACCATCAGCGATGCGCGCCGCGAGCAACAGCAGCTCAGTGATTCACTGGAGTCCAGCGATGGCAGTGCGCCGAGCAGCGAGCAACGGCAACTGGCCGATGTGCGCATGGCCCTGCTGGATGCTCGAATCGAGCTGGGTCAGCGTCAGCTGGCCAACAGTACGGTGCTGCGCGATGTCAACCAGGTGCATCGGGAGCTGCTGATGCGCCAGATCGATATCAACCAGAATACGCTTCTGGTCCTGCAGGAGGCGATTAACCAGAAACGTCGGGACGCCTCCGAGCAGGCCATCGCTGAGGCCGCTCACATCGGGGATAACGAACGGATCAGTAACCCGGTCGTGGATCAGGCGCGAGCCGAGAATCAGGCGCTGGCCCAGGAGCTTTTACGAACCACCGATCGCGCCAATACCATGATTCGAGACGGGATCAATACGCGCGCTCGGCTTGAGCAGGTGCGCCAGGTCGAGCGCACGCTCAACGAGCAGATCGAGGCCTTGCGGGGCAGCCTTCTGCTGTCGCGCGTGCTGCGCCAGCAGCGCGGATCGCTACCGGATGTTCAGAATCAGGACAGCCTTCAGGAAGAAATTGGCGATCTGCGCCTGCGCCAGTTTGATATCGGCCAGTTACGTCAGGCCCTGGCCAATCCCGAAAGCTATATCGACAACCAAATTGAGAGTGATGAACCGCTGACGCCTCAGGCACGTCAGGTTCTGATGCAAACGCTCGAGATGCGACGTGACCTGCTGGATCAGCTGGATCGCGAATATGGCAGCCTGCTGAGCCGGGCCATCGATGTTCAGCTCAACCAGCAACAGCTGGTAGATATCAGTCGCTCCGTGCGTGACACCATCGAAGAACAGCTGTTCTGGGTCGCCAACGGGCAGCCGCTGGGGCTGTCATGGCTCAAGGAGCTGCCGGGACGTCTTGAGCAACAGCTGGGTGGACAATGGCTTCAGACCTTGAGTTCGCTCTGGACCATACCTTCTCCGCGAGCCCTGCTGGCCGTACCGCTTTTGATCATCGCCGGACTGATGGCCTTTTTCCGCCGCCGCATCAAGGCCTATTTGCTGGAGCTGCATAATCAGATCGGTCGTCTCAAGCGAGACACACAGCTGCATACGCCACGGGCCATTTTACTCAACCTGATTTTATCCTCGACACTGCCCTTGATCCTTCTCACTGCAGGGATCGCCCTGTGGCTGGGGGGCGAGGGATTTGCCGTCTCGCTGGGGCGAGCGCTTTTGCAGCTGGCGCTTGCGGTACAGGTGTTCGGTTTGATTCGGCGTTTGCTGGTGCCCGATGGCGTGGCGACACGTCATTTTCACTGGCCTTCTGCCTACGTCGAACAGTTGCGTCGCAATATCTTCTGGCTGGGTTGCAGTGTGAGCCCGGTGGTCGTGGTGGCCAGCATCGCCGAACAGGCTGACAGTCGGCTGGCCGAGCAGCCGGTGGCGCTTTTGATCATGCTGGTGGGACTGGTCGGCATGAGCGTTTTCATGCTGCGCCTGATTCTGGCTCATGTGCCCTGGATGGGCGTGCGTCTTTTCCGACTGCTGCTGGGCATTACGCTTGCCATGGTGCCGTTGGCGCTGATCGGAATGATCCTGTTTGGTTATGAATACACGGCGCTGCGGCTATGTGGACGTTTTATTCTGACGCTTTATATTCTGGCGTTGTGGCTGCTGGTCGAGGCCAGCGTGGTCAGGGGACTGGCCGTGGCCGCTCGCCGGCTGGCTTATCGTCGTGCGGTCGCTCGTCGACGCGCTCAGGGGCGTGACAGCGCTGCCGAAAGCGGCGTTGAGCTTGTCGAGGAGCCACCTCTGGACATGGAGCAGGTCAACCAGCAGTCGCTGCGCCTGTCCAAACTGATCCTGTTTTTGATTTTTATCAGCGTGCTGTATCTGGTCTGGGCCGATCTTCTGGGCGTGCTTTCGTATCTGGATAACGTCAGCATCGGTCAGATCAGTGAAAGCGATGCCGCTGGCGGTGACGTCAATGTGGTCACGCTGGCCGATGTGATGACTGCGTTAATCATTGTCGGTTTGATGGTCATCATGGCCCGCAACCTGCCAGGGCTTTTAGAGGTCATGGTGCTTTCCCGACTCAACCTCAAGCAGGGCAGTGCCTACGCGGTCACCTCGCTTTTGTCCTACACCATTGTTGGCAGCGGTATTGTGGCGGCGCTGGGGACGCTGGGCGTGACCTGGGACAAGCTGCAGTGGCTGGTGGCCGCGCTGTCGGTCGGGCTGGGGTTTGGTCTGCAGGAAATCTTTGCCAACTTCATTTCAGGTCTGATCATTCTGTTTGAGCGCCCGATTCGTATCGGCGACACCATTACGCTTGGCAACCTGCATGGCACGGTCAGCCGGATTCGTATTCGTGCCACCACGGTGACGGATTTTGATCGCAAGGAGATCATCATCCCCAACAAGACGTTTGTGACCGATCAGCTGATCAACTGGTCATTGACTGACAACATCACCCGCGTGGTATTGACCTTTGGGGTGGCGCACGGCACCGACCTCGATCTGGCCCATCGTATTCTGCGGCGTATTGCCGATGAGCATCCCAAGGTACTTGCCGACCCCGAGCCGCAGGTGTTCTGTATGGCCTACAGTCAAAGCGCCTTTAACTTCGAGCTGCGGGTTTTCGTCAATGAGCTGGTCGACCGACTGGTGGTCACCGATGAGATCAATCGCCGGGTCGATGCCGAGTTCAAGACCAGCGGTCTGCGTGTGGCCTTCCAGCAGATGGACGTCTGGCTGCACAATGAAAGGGGTGACAAGCGTCTGGTGCAGCAGCGGGCGACGCAGGATGGCCGCCCGTCGCCGCATGCCAGCAGTGCCCATGACGGTGACCCGGGCGACGCTTCACCCGGTGAGCTGCCCTGA
- a CDS encoding phospholipase A — MTHCIQRLVVKSLLLGLMTGSALAGAAENDTDTLAMQRDSNREALERQATLNPVAITVYKRNYLMPYTYNTRPNASDFREIDENGEIDHGEVKFQFSVKVGLIDDLFGDNGDLYFAYTQRSWWQAYNSDASSPFRETNYEPELFMSFDNSTVLGGWTNTANRVGFVHQSNGRSDPLSRSWNRIYLDSIWQNGNWTLSVAPFWRVPESEKDDDNPDIENYVGYADITTSYIFSNQHEIAWLARGNPGKGNFGNQIDYSFPLHGKIRGFVQYYEGYGESLIDYDHYTRRIGLGFSLNTSFLGIPDTI; from the coding sequence ATGACTCATTGTATTCAACGTCTGGTAGTGAAGTCCCTTCTACTGGGCCTCATGACAGGCAGCGCGCTGGCCGGTGCCGCGGAAAACGATACCGATACCCTCGCCATGCAAAGGGACAGCAACAGGGAAGCCCTGGAGCGGCAGGCAACGCTTAACCCGGTCGCCATTACGGTATACAAACGCAATTATCTAATGCCGTATACCTATAACACGCGTCCCAACGCCAGCGATTTCAGGGAAATCGATGAAAACGGTGAAATCGATCATGGCGAAGTCAAGTTTCAGTTCAGCGTCAAGGTCGGGCTGATCGATGACCTGTTTGGCGACAACGGGGATCTGTATTTTGCCTACACCCAGCGCTCCTGGTGGCAGGCCTATAACAGCGATGCCTCTTCACCGTTTCGCGAGACCAACTATGAGCCGGAACTCTTCATGAGTTTCGATAACAGTACCGTTCTGGGCGGCTGGACCAATACGGCCAATCGTGTGGGCTTTGTTCATCAATCCAACGGTCGCTCCGATCCGCTGTCACGCAGCTGGAACCGCATTTATCTTGACAGCATCTGGCAAAACGGTAACTGGACCCTGTCCGTGGCGCCCTTCTGGCGCGTTCCCGAATCAGAAAAAGATGACGACAACCCGGATATCGAAAACTACGTGGGCTATGCCGACATCACGACCAGCTATATTTTCAGCAATCAGCATGAAATTGCCTGGCTTGCACGTGGCAATCCGGGCAAGGGCAACTTCGGCAATCAGATCGATTATTCCTTTCCGCTGCATGGCAAGATCCGCGGTTTTGTACAGTACTATGAAGGCTACGGAGAAAGCCTGATCGATTATGATCACTACACTCGCCGTATCGGTCTTGGCTTTTCGCTGAACACGTCGTTTCTGGGCATTCCTGATACCATTTAG
- a CDS encoding DUF883 family protein, with translation MAMKPIRGNENESQNHQDQLREDLRQLSSTIEELMHATADDSRENVARLRERAEAKLVETRQRLSTSGERVRHQAQDSMECADQYVRSNPWKSVGYGAALGVVVGLILGRS, from the coding sequence ATGGCCATGAAGCCGATTAGAGGTAATGAAAACGAAAGCCAGAATCACCAGGATCAACTGCGCGAGGATCTGCGTCAGTTGTCCAGCACGATCGAGGAATTGATGCATGCGACTGCCGATGACTCTCGTGAAAACGTGGCCCGCCTTCGTGAACGTGCAGAAGCCAAACTGGTAGAAACCCGCCAGCGTCTGTCAACCAGTGGTGAACGCGTCCGCCATCAGGCACAGGACAGCATGGAATGTGCCGACCAGTACGTACGCAGCAATCCTTGGAAGAGTGTCGGCTACGGCGCGGCTCTTGGTGTTGTCGTAGGTCTGATTCTCGGTCGCAGCTAA
- a CDS encoding phage holin family protein, protein MSSGSGPAERVILAARRLLGNLLDTGETRLRLAVIELQEERARLFSLLLLSGIALLLFAFGIGMLMLLIIVAFWQDHRLLAIGIAAGVMILSGMLVALRVRSISREPSLLRSTLARFSEDKELLDQTRIDHTRVGERHEES, encoded by the coding sequence ATGTCTTCCGGCAGCGGCCCAGCCGAACGCGTTATTCTGGCCGCGCGACGTCTTCTGGGAAATCTTCTGGATACCGGCGAGACGCGTTTGCGTCTTGCTGTTATCGAGCTTCAGGAAGAACGCGCCAGGCTTTTCTCACTGCTTTTGCTATCCGGCATCGCCCTGCTGCTGTTCGCCTTTGGCATCGGCATGTTGATGCTCTTGATCATTGTGGCCTTCTGGCAGGACCACCGACTGTTGGCGATTGGTATTGCTGCTGGGGTAATGATTCTGTCAGGGATGCTGGTGGCATTACGTGTGCGATCCATCTCACGCGAACCGAGTCTTTTGCGCTCAACGCTGGCGCGCTTTAGCGAGGACAAGGAACTGCTGGATCAAACGCGTATCGACCACACCCGTGTGGGAGAACGTCATGAAGAAAGCTGA
- a CDS encoding YqjK-like family protein produces MKKAELATRRHRFEQRIIQERLQITSAVRDWNEATAPIDHAWQRVSHYKGPILLGSGLLVTLLSRNKGRVGKWFKRSVVVYTMARRAKKMIGH; encoded by the coding sequence ATGAAGAAAGCTGAGCTGGCCACCCGACGGCATCGTTTTGAGCAGCGCATCATACAGGAGCGCCTTCAGATCACGAGTGCCGTACGTGACTGGAACGAAGCCACTGCGCCGATCGATCATGCCTGGCAGCGGGTATCTCATTACAAGGGGCCAATTCTACTGGGGTCGGGCCTTTTGGTAACCCTGCTGTCGCGCAATAAGGGACGGGTGGGCAAATGGTTCAAACGTTCTGTAGTCGTCTATACCATGGCGCGGCGCGCCAAAAAAATGATCGGTCATTAG
- a CDS encoding NAD(P)/FAD-dependent oxidoreductase yields the protein MNHWDVVVIGAGAAGMMCALQAGYRGKRVLLIDHVKRPGKKILMSGGGRCNFTNMATAPGHFFSRNPHFTISALKRYTPNDFVEMVERHGIEPIEKAPGQLFCADSSQPIVDMLLTECQWAGVELRLSTSIEHVDVSDDGVTLSSATGQVLADKLVVATGGLSIPTLGATGFAYDVARKYGLEIITPRPALVPLTLDMPWKERMSALSGVSTPTVVQCREGRYRDATLLTHRGLSGPAILQASSHWQGGDEVHINWLPDVNDLFATLKGVRQDAPKRTLGGWLGEHLPKRLAQSMEEWLGLSGVMADYSNQRLEALADQITDFTIKPAGTEGWRTAEVTIGGIDTRAVSSKSFAVQGRPRLHFIGEALDVTGQLGGFNFQWAWASGYACAQAL from the coding sequence ATGAATCACTGGGATGTGGTGGTCATCGGAGCCGGTGCCGCAGGCATGATGTGTGCTCTGCAGGCCGGTTACCGAGGAAAGCGGGTACTGTTGATTGATCACGTTAAACGCCCCGGCAAGAAGATCCTGATGTCGGGTGGTGGACGATGTAATTTCACCAATATGGCGACAGCGCCGGGCCATTTTTTCTCGCGTAACCCGCATTTCACCATTTCCGCTCTAAAGCGCTACACACCAAACGATTTTGTCGAGATGGTGGAGCGCCACGGCATCGAGCCCATCGAGAAGGCACCTGGTCAGCTCTTTTGTGCTGATTCAAGTCAACCGATTGTAGACATGCTTCTGACCGAATGTCAGTGGGCAGGCGTGGAACTCAGGCTATCGACATCGATCGAGCATGTTGATGTCAGTGATGATGGGGTGACGTTATCCTCTGCGACCGGTCAGGTGCTGGCAGACAAACTGGTCGTCGCAACCGGTGGCCTTTCCATTCCGACGCTTGGTGCAACCGGGTTTGCCTACGACGTCGCCCGAAAGTACGGGCTCGAGATCATCACGCCGCGGCCGGCACTGGTGCCCTTGACGCTTGATATGCCCTGGAAGGAGCGTATGTCGGCGCTGTCAGGGGTTTCTACACCAACCGTTGTTCAGTGCAGGGAAGGCCGCTATCGCGACGCAACGCTGCTGACACACCGCGGGCTCTCGGGGCCGGCCATTTTGCAGGCCTCGAGCCATTGGCAGGGCGGCGACGAGGTTCATATCAACTGGCTACCCGATGTGAACGATCTCTTTGCCACGTTAAAGGGCGTGCGCCAGGATGCACCCAAAAGAACGCTCGGGGGCTGGCTGGGTGAACATCTGCCCAAAAGGCTGGCACAGTCAATGGAGGAATGGCTGGGGCTTTCAGGCGTTATGGCGGACTACAGCAATCAAAGGCTTGAAGCGCTGGCTGATCAGATCACTGACTTCACGATCAAGCCGGCTGGAACGGAAGGGTGGCGAACGGCAGAGGTGACCATCGGTGGCATCGATACCCGAGCCGTTTCATCGAAGAGTTTTGCGGTTCAGGGACGTCCCAGGTTGCACTTTATCGGTGAAGCGCTTGATGTAACAGGCCAGCTGGGCGGTTTCAATTTTCAATGGGCCTGGGCGTCGGGATACGCCTGCGCGCAGGCGCTGTAA
- the gnd gene encoding phosphogluconate dehydrogenase (NAD(+)-dependent, decarboxylating) has protein sequence MKLGIVGLGRMGGNITRRLMDAGHECAVFDTSDEARDALQKDGADGADSLKALVEKLPAPRHIWLMLPAGEITESTITKLSEWLEPGDTLIEGGNAFFKDDVRRARELGEKELHYVDVGVSGGVWGRERGYCLMIGGEKDVVERLDPILKTLAPGAGDIEKTPGREGKRFDGRAEQGYLHCGPVGSGHFVKMVHNGIEYGMMQAYAEGFDILKNRNLETLPEGERYDLDLADIAELWRRGSVISSWLLDLTSIALSEDHDLSQYSGQVNDSGEGRWTIEAAIEEAVPANVLTSALFTRFRSRSDNTYGEKLLSAMRQQFGGHKETSVPSAD, from the coding sequence GTGAAACTAGGAATTGTTGGTCTTGGCAGAATGGGTGGCAATATTACGCGCCGCCTGATGGACGCCGGTCACGAATGCGCTGTGTTCGATACCAGTGATGAGGCAAGAGACGCGCTTCAAAAGGATGGCGCCGATGGCGCTGACTCCCTTAAGGCTCTTGTGGAAAAGCTGCCTGCGCCACGCCATATCTGGTTGATGCTGCCGGCGGGTGAGATCACGGAATCCACCATCACCAAGCTTTCGGAATGGCTCGAGCCGGGTGACACGCTGATCGAGGGCGGCAATGCCTTTTTCAAGGATGATGTCCGTCGTGCTCGAGAGCTTGGTGAAAAGGAGCTCCATTACGTCGATGTCGGAGTCTCCGGCGGCGTCTGGGGTCGCGAGCGTGGCTATTGTCTGATGATTGGTGGCGAAAAGGATGTCGTTGAGCGTCTGGATCCTATCTTGAAGACCCTGGCGCCGGGGGCCGGTGATATCGAAAAAACGCCTGGTCGTGAAGGCAAGCGCTTTGATGGTCGTGCTGAACAGGGCTATCTACACTGTGGTCCGGTCGGTTCCGGTCATTTCGTCAAGATGGTTCACAACGGCATTGAGTACGGCATGATGCAGGCCTATGCCGAGGGCTTCGACATCCTCAAGAACCGAAACCTCGAAACCCTGCCCGAAGGCGAGCGATACGATCTTGATCTGGCGGACATCGCCGAGCTCTGGCGCCGTGGCAGCGTCATCTCGTCATGGCTTCTGGATCTCACCTCAATCGCACTGTCCGAAGACCACGACCTTTCTCAGTACAGTGGTCAGGTCAATGATTCCGGTGAAGGGCGCTGGACCATCGAGGCGGCCATCGAAGAGGCTGTACCTGCCAACGTCCTGACCAGCGCGCTCTTTACGCGCTTTCGCTCACGCAGCGATAATACCTACGGCGAAAAATTGCTGTCCGCCATGCGTCAGCAGTTCGGAGGGCACAAGGAAACCTCTGTACCCTCTGCCGACTAA
- a CDS encoding acyltransferase family protein, which produces MHREKFVALDWLRFALAIYLVLFHTLKEYGDIRVVEWLYSSLSLGFYSTSTFFVLSGFLLAHVYIGRDQGRGLDYKRFWIKRFASLYPIHIMSLIIVLPLVIINAGGLAQITVTPNTNDWAAGDGMASHMLGISGFVSNLLLHVSLLHAWSPFYTTFNFATWSLSALLFFYLVFPFAGPALARIRRPLLALVVIGLIYAIPALYMFMTNTNDNVVAHGLMHRNPLFRLPEFLAGVVLHQVYLRHKLLMAALFSPRGTMACIAFILGCFAFSAWIHAEVRGSWYYMLHNGLLLPSQLLLVLMCAWYQPDSNTSQARLAARLGVASLSIFALHTPINMISSKIEKLILGTIEMFTTQAPVSMSSLLNLAGEQTRELWMYPFFLAGVVVVCVLFQEQLVNRMRNAIQDRLLSRQKRASANMYHGHA; this is translated from the coding sequence ATGCACCGGGAAAAATTTGTTGCTCTGGACTGGCTGCGCTTTGCACTGGCGATCTACCTGGTGCTTTTCCATACCCTCAAGGAGTATGGCGATATTCGAGTCGTCGAATGGCTCTACAGCAGCCTGAGTCTTGGCTTTTATTCGACCAGCACCTTTTTTGTACTGTCCGGTTTTTTGCTGGCCCACGTTTATATCGGCAGGGACCAGGGCCGGGGGCTTGACTATAAGCGCTTCTGGATCAAGCGCTTTGCTTCACTTTATCCCATTCACATCATGTCGCTGATCATTGTGCTGCCATTGGTAATCATCAATGCCGGCGGCCTTGCACAGATTACGGTGACGCCCAACACCAACGACTGGGCGGCAGGTGACGGCATGGCTTCACACATGCTGGGCATAAGCGGCTTCGTGAGTAACCTCCTGCTGCATGTCAGCCTCCTCCATGCCTGGAGCCCGTTCTATACCACCTTCAACTTCGCCACCTGGTCATTGTCGGCCCTGCTGTTCTTTTATCTGGTCTTTCCCTTTGCCGGTCCGGCATTGGCACGGATTCGTCGTCCCCTGCTGGCACTTGTTGTCATCGGCCTTATTTACGCCATACCAGCGCTATACATGTTCATGACCAACACCAATGACAATGTGGTGGCTCATGGCCTCATGCACCGCAACCCGCTGTTCCGCCTGCCCGAGTTTCTCGCCGGCGTGGTTTTGCATCAGGTTTATCTGCGTCATAAGCTGTTGATGGCAGCGCTGTTCAGCCCTCGTGGCACGATGGCCTGCATTGCCTTCATCCTGGGATGCTTTGCTTTCAGCGCCTGGATTCATGCCGAAGTTCGAGGCAGCTGGTATTACATGCTGCATAACGGCCTGCTGCTGCCTTCACAGCTGTTGCTGGTATTGATGTGCGCCTGGTACCAGCCTGACAGCAATACGTCTCAGGCCAGACTTGCAGCACGCCTTGGCGTGGCATCACTGTCCATCTTCGCCCTGCACACGCCGATCAACATGATTTCTTCAAAGATTGAAAAGCTGATACTGGGCACCATCGAGATGTTCACGACACAGGCCCCAGTGTCCATGTCGTCACTTCTGAATCTGGCCGGTGAGCAAACACGGGAACTCTGGATGTATCCGTTTTTTCTGGCAGGCGTTGTGGTGGTATGTGTGCTGTTTCAGGAACAACTGGTCAATCGAATGCGCAATGCGATTCAGGACCGACTCCTGAGCAGACAAAAGCGCGCCAGCGCGAACATGTATCACGGGCATGCCTGA
- a CDS encoding NAD(P)H nitroreductase → MDAMALLLDRQSHGRLEAPAPTAEQMELIYRAALRAPDHGELRPWRFIEYTGTGRETLGSMFARAEQEDNPDISDRTLEKARSKPLRAPVVIAIVASVTPNHKVPRIEQVISAGCAAHAMLYAAHAQGLGAMWRTGGFAHHSCVRQAMGLEKDDELVGFLYLGHCTQGDRTLKPLEPDDFVERIQA, encoded by the coding sequence ATGGATGCCATGGCACTACTGCTGGATCGCCAGTCGCACGGCAGGCTCGAAGCCCCAGCCCCTACCGCCGAGCAGATGGAACTCATTTATCGGGCTGCCCTTCGGGCACCGGATCACGGTGAGTTGCGCCCCTGGCGCTTTATCGAGTACACCGGTACCGGTCGCGAGACGCTCGGATCGATGTTTGCTCGCGCCGAGCAGGAAGATAATCCGGATATCAGCGACAGGACGCTCGAGAAAGCGCGTAGTAAGCCGCTTCGCGCCCCTGTCGTGATTGCCATCGTCGCCTCGGTAACGCCCAATCACAAGGTGCCGCGCATCGAGCAGGTTATTTCGGCCGGCTGTGCAGCCCACGCCATGCTCTACGCCGCTCATGCTCAGGGGCTTGGTGCCATGTGGCGAACCGGCGGCTTTGCTCACCATTCATGTGTTCGTCAGGCGATGGGGCTTGAGAAGGATGATGAGCTTGTGGGTTTTCTCTATCTGGGGCATTGCACTCAGGGCGACCGGACGCTCAAGCCGCTCGAGCCGGATGATTTTGTGGAGCGTATCCAGGCTTAA
- the queF gene encoding NADPH-dependent 7-cyano-7-deazaguanine reductase QueF (Catalyzes the NADPH-dependent reduction of 7-cyano-7-deazaguanine (preQ0) to 7-aminomethyl-7-deazaguanine (preQ1) in queuosine biosynthesis), with the protein MSDDLKDAPLGQTSAYITEYDPTLLYPIARSANRASLDLDEDDLPFEGEDEWQAFELSWLTPTGKPVVAIARFRVPASSTYLIESKSWKLYLNSFNQTRFASSVEVRRVLRQDLSQVVDAEVEVTLFGVDDMALAPGRLPGICLDDLEVEVDTYQPDPELIITDNEIVEETVHSHLLKSNCPVTGQPDWGSVLIRYRGPALDHHALLAYIISFREHQEFHEHCVERMFMDILREAEPDQLLVMARYVRRGGLDISPWRAMPGETPIKTLRLMRQ; encoded by the coding sequence ATGAGCGACGACCTGAAGGATGCGCCACTGGGACAGACCAGTGCCTACATCACCGAGTACGACCCGACACTGCTGTATCCCATTGCGCGCAGTGCCAACCGGGCGTCGCTGGATCTGGATGAGGATGATCTCCCCTTTGAAGGGGAGGATGAGTGGCAGGCCTTTGAGCTTTCCTGGCTGACGCCGACCGGTAAGCCGGTTGTGGCCATTGCACGCTTTCGGGTGCCTGCGAGCTCGACCTATCTGATCGAGTCCAAATCCTGGAAGCTCTATCTCAATAGCTTCAATCAGACCCGGTTTGCCTCCTCGGTGGAGGTGCGCCGGGTGCTCCGACAGGACCTGTCGCAGGTAGTGGATGCCGAAGTGGAAGTCACGCTGTTTGGCGTGGATGACATGGCGCTCGCCCCGGGGCGCCTGCCCGGGATCTGTCTGGATGATCTTGAGGTCGAGGTGGATACCTATCAGCCCGATCCGGAGCTCATCATCACCGATAATGAAATTGTCGAAGAGACCGTGCACTCGCATCTGCTCAAGTCCAACTGCCCGGTCACCGGTCAGCCTGATTGGGGCAGTGTCCTGATCCGCTATCGTGGACCGGCGCTGGATCATCATGCGCTGCTGGCCTATATCATCTCCTTTCGCGAGCATCAGGAGTTTCATGAACACTGCGTGGAGCGCATGTTCATGGATATTCTGCGTGAAGCCGAGCCGGATCAATTGCTGGTCATGGCGCGTTATGTGCGTCGAGGTGGGCTGGACATCAGCCCATGGCGGGCCATGCCCGGTGAAACACCGATCAAGACGCTGCGACTGATGCGCCAGTGA